In Helianthus annuus cultivar XRQ/B chromosome 8, HanXRQr2.0-SUNRISE, whole genome shotgun sequence, a single genomic region encodes these proteins:
- the LOC110872679 gene encoding LOB domain-containing protein 21, with protein sequence MRSQEPRASSSCAACKFMKRRCTLNCLFAPYFRADEPKKFAKVHKVFGASNVTKILNEVPEPQRQDAVNSLVFEAEERLKDPVYGCIGAIASLQDKMFQLQHDLAVAKARLARCSTRTSYASCSTTSPFSMLDGEFGMTPFDIFVVDQGCGLSNEFRQHPFP encoded by the coding sequence ATGAGAAGCCAAGAGCCACGAGCAAGTTCTTCTTGTGCAGCTTGCAAATTCATGAAAAGGAGGTGCACACTTAACTGCCTCTTTGCACCTTATTTTCGAGCCGATGAGCCAAAAAAGTTCGCCAAGGTCCATAAGGTTTTCGGAGCTAGCAATGTCACCAAGATCCTAAATGAGGTCCCCGAGCCACAAAGACAAGATGCGGTCAATTCCTTGGTGTTTGAGGCCGAGGAGCGGCTCAAAGACCCAGTATATGGATGTATTGGGGCAATAGCGTCTTTGCAAGATAAGATGTTCCAGCTACAGCATGATCTAGCCGTGGCTAAAGCTCGGCTAGCTAGATGCTCTACTAGAACATCTTATGCTTCTTGTTCCACTACTTCACCATTCTCCATGTTGGATGGTGAATTTGGTATGACACCTTTTGACATCTTTGTGGTGGATCAGGGTTGTGGATTGTCGAATGAGTTTCGTCAACACCCATTTCCATGA